The Roseococcus microcysteis genome contains a region encoding:
- a CDS encoding S1C family serine protease — MPDDDDEWEVPDAFQPDPAEFAFPLQERFDSIVTVKAQVPPDATSAAALGVEREGSGVWIDQGGLVLTMGYLVMEAETIWLTAHDGRVVQATPIATDFESGFGLVQALGRLPGMPVAPLGDSDSLKFGTSCVLAAAGGREHAVACTIAARQPFAGYWEYMLDNAIFTAPAHPHWGGAGLFGPDGRLAGIGSLILQQGQPGGKRLDLNMVVPINELLPILETLRRTGHSGRPARPWLGLYATEDEETVGVGSLAKGGPAERAGLRPRDRILAVDGQAVNDLVSLWTAVRAAGPAGAAVKLTVSRGQKQMDLSITSSDRARHLKAPRLH, encoded by the coding sequence ATGCCGGACGATGACGATGAATGGGAGGTGCCCGACGCCTTCCAGCCCGACCCTGCCGAATTCGCCTTTCCGCTGCAGGAACGCTTCGACAGCATCGTGACCGTGAAGGCCCAGGTGCCGCCCGACGCCACCTCCGCCGCCGCGCTGGGGGTGGAGCGCGAGGGCTCGGGCGTCTGGATCGACCAGGGCGGGCTGGTGCTGACCATGGGCTACCTGGTCATGGAGGCCGAGACCATCTGGCTGACGGCCCATGATGGCCGCGTGGTCCAGGCCACCCCCATCGCCACGGATTTCGAGAGCGGCTTCGGCCTGGTGCAGGCGCTGGGCCGGCTGCCGGGCATGCCGGTGGCGCCGCTGGGCGATTCCGACAGCCTGAAATTCGGCACGAGCTGCGTGCTGGCCGCGGCCGGGGGGCGAGAACATGCGGTGGCCTGCACCATTGCGGCCCGGCAGCCCTTCGCCGGCTATTGGGAATACATGCTGGACAACGCCATCTTCACCGCCCCCGCGCACCCGCATTGGGGCGGGGCCGGGCTGTTCGGGCCGGATGGGCGGCTGGCGGGCATTGGCAGCCTGATCCTCCAGCAGGGGCAGCCGGGGGGGAAGCGGCTCGACCTCAACATGGTCGTGCCCATCAATGAATTGCTGCCCATCCTGGAGACGCTGCGCCGCACGGGCCATTCCGGTCGGCCGGCGCGCCCCTGGCTCGGCCTCTATGCCACCGAGGATGAGGAGACGGTGGGGGTCGGCAGCCTCGCCAAGGGCGGCCCGGCCGAGCGTGCCGGGCTGCGCCCGCGCGACCGCATCCTGGCCGTGGATGGGCAGGCGGTGAATGACCTCGTCTCGCTCTGGACCGCGGTGCGAGCGGCGGGGCCGGCGGGGGCCGCGGTGAAACTCACGGTGTCGCGCGGGCAGAAGCAGATGGACCTGTCCATCACCAGCAGCGACCGCGCCCGGCACCTGAAGGCGCCCCGCCTGCATTGA
- a CDS encoding glutathione peroxidase: MPELRRRAVAGGLLGSLAAVPALADPTAFDFGFEALEGGPLPLSEFRGRVLLVVNTASFCGFTPQYAALQRLHDQYEGRGLVVVGVPSEDFNQESGDAHRIREFCDTMFGITFPMAGLTHVRGPGAHPFFAWAARRAGPVRWNFHKYLVARDGMQVAGFTPHIPPDAPEVLRLLHTKLSATA; this comes from the coding sequence ATGCCTGAGTTACGACGGCGGGCGGTCGCGGGGGGCCTGCTGGGCAGCCTCGCCGCCGTGCCGGCCCTGGCCGACCCCACCGCCTTCGACTTCGGCTTCGAGGCGCTGGAGGGCGGCCCGCTGCCGCTCTCCGAATTCCGCGGCCGTGTCCTGCTGGTGGTGAACACCGCGAGCTTTTGCGGCTTCACCCCCCAATACGCCGCCTTGCAGCGTCTGCATGATCAGTATGAGGGCCGTGGGCTGGTGGTGGTGGGCGTCCCCTCCGAGGATTTCAACCAGGAAAGCGGCGATGCCCACCGTATCCGGGAATTCTGCGACACCATGTTCGGCATCACCTTCCCCATGGCGGGCTTGACCCATGTGCGGGGCCCGGGGGCGCACCCCTTCTTCGCCTGGGCCGCGCGCCGCGCCGGGCCGGTGCGCTGGAACTTTCACAAATATCTGGTGGCGCGGGACGGGATGCAGGTGGCGGGTTTCACCCCTCATATCCCGCCCGACGCGCCTGAGGTGCTGCGCCTGCTCCACACGAAGCTCTCGGCCACCGCGTGA
- a CDS encoding amidohydrolase family protein yields MNVIRPEAAPGRPLAATQGLVDVDIHPRVRSLHDYDPYLSAEMRHRLHSYGIRPRHGFVKGTPYFKSQPLASRRDAWTPEGGTPASDPGFTATQHLDFHGVDVGVLNPLQPSGQGDMNNAFSTAMAHAVNEWQLDQWVAVDQRLRASVVVPYEDPEASAAEIRKRAGDARFCQVLLMSRTSHPLGNPKYWPIFEAAQEANLPIGIHAFGYSGWPMTNGGWPSFYIEEVSEHATSCQSLVNSMVIEGVFERFRRLKIVLIECGFGWLPSVAWRLDKLWPTLRDEVPHLKRAPSEQIREHIWVSTQPVEEPPRPEQLLDCMGWIGWDKILYASDYPHWDFDDPRHAIPSYIPEAQRAAIYGGNARRVYGF; encoded by the coding sequence ATGAACGTGATCCGCCCCGAAGCCGCCCCGGGACGCCCCCTCGCCGCCACGCAGGGCCTGGTGGATGTGGACATCCACCCCCGCGTGCGCTCGCTGCACGACTACGACCCGTACCTCTCGGCCGAGATGCGGCACCGGCTGCACAGCTACGGCATCCGCCCGCGGCACGGCTTCGTGAAGGGCACGCCCTATTTCAAGTCGCAGCCGCTGGCCTCGCGCCGCGACGCCTGGACGCCCGAGGGCGGCACCCCCGCCAGCGACCCGGGCTTCACCGCGACCCAGCACCTGGATTTCCACGGGGTGGATGTGGGGGTGCTGAATCCGTTGCAACCCTCGGGCCAGGGGGACATGAACAACGCCTTCTCCACCGCCATGGCCCATGCCGTGAATGAGTGGCAGCTCGACCAATGGGTCGCGGTGGATCAACGGCTGCGGGCCAGCGTCGTCGTCCCCTATGAGGACCCCGAGGCCAGCGCGGCCGAAATCCGCAAGCGCGCCGGTGATGCCCGCTTCTGCCAGGTACTGCTGATGAGCCGCACCAGCCACCCCCTCGGCAACCCGAAATACTGGCCCATCTTCGAGGCGGCGCAGGAGGCGAACCTGCCCATCGGCATCCATGCCTTCGGTTATTCCGGCTGGCCCATGACCAATGGCGGCTGGCCCAGCTTCTACATCGAGGAGGTGAGCGAGCACGCCACCTCCTGCCAGTCGCTGGTCAACTCCATGGTCATCGAGGGCGTGTTCGAGCGCTTCCGGCGGCTCAAGATCGTGCTGATCGAATGCGGCTTCGGCTGGCTGCCCTCGGTCGCCTGGCGGCTGGACAAGCTCTGGCCCACCCTGCGCGACGAGGTGCCGCATTTGAAGCGCGCGCCCTCCGAACAGATCCGCGAACACATCTGGGTCAGCACCCAGCCCGTCGAGGAACCGCCCCGCCCCGAGCAATTGCTGGACTGCATGGGCTGGATCGGCTGGGACAAGATCCTCTACGCCTCCGACTACCCGCATTGGGACTTCGACGATCCGCGCCACGCCATCCCCTCCTACATCCCGGAGGCGCAGCGGGCCGCGATCTATGGCGGCAATGCCCGCCGGGTCTACGGCTTCTGA
- a CDS encoding sulfite oxidase-like oxidoreductase: MADHPMTDDAVLHGALREKLVRAKEQWAREGRLLTGETSTPQAQRLPPGQRLVQDFPVLDLGVQPEVKPERWRLRVEGLVEEKVALDWDAFQSLPQQEWVNDIHCVTAWSRYDNRWKGVAARDILMLARPKPEARFVVFHSYDGYTTNVPLEVFAAEEAMVAHTWNGAPLERVHGGPARIVIPRYYFWKSAKWVTRIELLAEDRPGFWEVRGYHNNADPWLEERYA; the protein is encoded by the coding sequence ATGGCCGACCACCCCATGACCGATGACGCCGTCCTGCACGGCGCGCTCCGCGAAAAACTGGTCCGCGCCAAGGAGCAATGGGCCCGCGAGGGACGGCTTCTCACCGGCGAGACCAGCACCCCCCAGGCCCAGCGCCTGCCGCCGGGCCAGCGCCTGGTGCAGGATTTTCCGGTGCTCGACCTCGGCGTGCAGCCCGAGGTGAAGCCCGAACGCTGGCGCCTGCGTGTGGAAGGCCTGGTGGAGGAGAAGGTGGCGCTGGACTGGGACGCCTTCCAATCCCTGCCGCAGCAGGAATGGGTGAACGACATCCATTGCGTCACCGCCTGGTCGCGCTACGACAACCGCTGGAAGGGGGTGGCGGCGCGCGACATTCTGATGCTGGCCCGCCCGAAGCCCGAGGCGCGCTTCGTCGTCTTTCACTCCTATGATGGCTACACGACCAACGTGCCGCTGGAGGTCTTTGCTGCGGAGGAGGCGATGGTCGCCCACACCTGGAACGGCGCGCCGCTGGAGCGCGTGCATGGCGGCCCCGCGCGCATCGTCATCCCCCGTTACTATTTCTGGAAAAGCGCCAAATGGGTGACGCGCATCGAACTCCTGGCCGAGGACCGGCCGGGCTTCTGGGAGGTGCGCGGCTATCACAACAACGCCGACCCCTGGCTGGAGGAGCGTTATGCCTGA
- a CDS encoding putative quinol monooxygenase gives MARIALVVEFTLKPGAHAAFDAVIRDHAAGTLADEPGCERFDVLQPRGADGQPDLSRVLLYEVYADDAAFQAHTQNPRLARTRAAYADLIEGRRIQVCAL, from the coding sequence ATGGCCCGCATCGCGCTGGTGGTGGAATTCACGCTCAAGCCCGGGGCGCATGCCGCCTTCGACGCCGTCATTCGCGACCACGCCGCCGGCACGCTGGCCGATGAGCCAGGCTGCGAGCGCTTCGACGTGCTGCAGCCGCGCGGTGCGGACGGGCAGCCCGACCTTTCGCGTGTACTGCTCTACGAGGTCTATGCCGATGATGCGGCCTTCCAGGCGCACACGCAAAACCCGCGCCTCGCCCGCACCCGCGCCGCCTATGCCGATCTGATCGAGGGGCGGCGCATCCAGGTCTGCGCGCTGTGA
- the folK gene encoding 2-amino-4-hydroxy-6-hydroxymethyldihydropteridine diphosphokinase — protein sequence MILVGLGASLPAPDGGAPRATCEAAAQLLGELPGLRLASLSRWWESAPVPPMPGAPWFVNGVARLEGAMEPEALLAHLQAIEARFGRQRPFPNAPRTLDLDLLDHDGQVLDTPRLTLPHPRMAGRAFVLLPLAEVAPGWTHPVTGEGVAALIATLPPQEISPMAA from the coding sequence GTGATCCTGGTCGGTCTCGGGGCCAGCCTGCCGGCCCCCGATGGCGGCGCGCCCCGCGCCACCTGCGAGGCGGCCGCCCAATTGCTGGGCGAGTTGCCGGGGCTGCGCCTCGCTTCCCTCTCGCGCTGGTGGGAGAGCGCGCCGGTCCCCCCCATGCCCGGCGCCCCCTGGTTCGTGAACGGGGTGGCGCGGCTGGAGGGCGCGATGGAACCCGAGGCGCTGCTGGCCCATCTCCAGGCCATCGAGGCGCGCTTCGGCCGGCAACGGCCTTTCCCCAACGCCCCGCGCACGCTGGACCTGGACCTGCTGGACCATGATGGCCAGGTGCTGGACACGCCCCGCCTGACCCTGCCGCACCCCCGCATGGCGGGCCGTGCCTTCGTGCTGCTTCCGCTGGCGGAGGTGGCGCCGGGCTGGACCCATCCGGTGACGGGGGAGGGGGTGGCGGCGCTGATCGCAACCCTGCCCCCGCAGGAGATCAGCCCCATGGCGGCCTGA
- a CDS encoding CinA family protein has product MLDQDILDDAARLLSELQARGLTLATAESCTGGLIAAALTSVAGSSATLLCGFVTYSNASKAAMLGVEPGVISTEGAVSESVARAMASGAQSRSGADMAVACTGVAGPGGGSATKPVGLVHLAAAGAGGQVLHRRCVFPGDRQAVRAATVREAFALIRALRG; this is encoded by the coding sequence ATGCTGGACCAGGACATTCTGGACGACGCGGCGCGGCTGCTGTCGGAACTCCAGGCGCGGGGCCTGACCCTGGCCACGGCGGAAAGCTGCACGGGCGGGTTGATCGCGGCGGCGCTGACCTCGGTGGCGGGGTCCTCCGCCACGCTGCTCTGCGGCTTCGTCACCTATTCCAACGCATCCAAGGCGGCGATGCTGGGAGTCGAGCCGGGTGTGATCTCCACCGAGGGCGCGGTCAGCGAGAGTGTGGCACGCGCCATGGCCAGCGGCGCGCAATCCCGGTCCGGCGCGGACATGGCCGTGGCCTGTACGGGTGTCGCGGGGCCGGGGGGCGGCAGCGCCACCAAGCCCGTGGGCCTCGTCCACCTCGCCGCCGCGGGGGCCGGGGGCCAGGTGCTGCACCGCCGCTGCGTTTTTCCCGGCGACCGCCAGGCGGTGCGGGCTGCGACGGTGCGTGAGGCCTTCGCCCTGATCCGGGCGTTGCGGGGCTGA
- the dapA gene encoding 4-hydroxy-tetrahydrodipicolinate synthase, translating into MRFTGSFTALITPMHADGSLDERAFGDLVEWQIAEGTEGLVPVGTTGESPTLSHAEHKRVVELCIEAARGRVPVMAGAGSNSTAEAVDFAQHAKRAGADAILVVTPYYNKPTQEGMFLHFSMIADAVDIPMFIYNIPGRSVIDMTPETMGRLAKHPNIVGVKDATANLARPLHQRVTCGADFIQLSGEDHTALSFNAAGGHGCISVTSNIAPRLCAEMQKAWREGKVCEAMAIQDRLLPLHDALFCETSPGPVKYAASLLGRGTAFCRPPMGPIAASTAARVETAMRDVGLLN; encoded by the coding sequence ATGCGCTTCACCGGTTCATTCACCGCCCTGATCACCCCCATGCACGCCGATGGCAGCCTGGATGAGCGCGCCTTCGGCGACCTCGTCGAATGGCAGATCGCCGAGGGCACGGAAGGCCTCGTCCCCGTGGGCACCACGGGCGAGAGCCCGACCCTTTCGCATGCCGAGCACAAACGGGTGGTGGAGCTGTGCATCGAGGCCGCGCGCGGCCGCGTGCCCGTGATGGCGGGCGCCGGCAGCAACAGCACGGCCGAGGCGGTGGATTTCGCGCAGCACGCCAAGCGGGCGGGCGCGGACGCGATCCTTGTCGTCACGCCCTACTACAACAAGCCGACGCAGGAGGGGATGTTCCTGCACTTCTCCATGATCGCGGATGCGGTGGACATCCCGATGTTCATCTACAACATCCCCGGCCGTTCGGTGATCGACATGACGCCGGAGACGATGGGCCGGCTGGCCAAGCATCCCAACATCGTGGGCGTGAAGGACGCGACGGCCAACCTCGCGCGGCCGCTGCACCAGCGCGTGACCTGCGGGGCGGATTTCATCCAGCTCTCGGGCGAGGACCACACGGCGCTGTCCTTCAACGCCGCCGGCGGGCATGGCTGCATCAGCGTGACCAGCAACATCGCCCCCCGCCTCTGCGCCGAGATGCAGAAGGCCTGGCGCGAGGGCAAGGTCTGCGAGGCCATGGCCATTCAGGACCGCCTGCTGCCGCTGCATGACGCGCTGTTCTGCGAGACCTCGCCCGGGCCGGTGAAATATGCCGCCAGCCTGTTGGGCCGCGGCACCGCCTTCTGCCGTCCGCCGATGGGGCCGATCGCGGCCAGCACCGCGGCGCGCGTCGAGACGGCGATGCGGGACGTGGGGCTGCTGAACTGA
- a CDS encoding response regulator transcription factor, whose amino-acid sequence MRQVVHVVDDHAAIRRSLALLLQAAGHEVVLHESGDALLEAAEAGLEPGCIILDVRMPGRDGLAVMELLGRRPLALPVIIVTGHGDIPLAVRAMRAGAHDFIEKPYPEERILGAVEEALEAARAAVDEKARAAEAQARIATLTPRESEVLAALVSGQSNKGTAAKLGISPRTVEVHRAHLMEKLGVRSLPEAVRMYLAAGVPQES is encoded by the coding sequence ATGAGGCAGGTGGTGCATGTGGTGGACGACCACGCGGCCATCCGCCGTTCGCTCGCGCTGCTGCTCCAGGCGGCAGGGCATGAGGTGGTGTTGCACGAGAGCGGGGATGCGCTGCTGGAAGCCGCCGAGGCGGGGCTGGAACCCGGCTGCATCATCCTCGACGTCCGCATGCCCGGGCGCGACGGGCTGGCCGTGATGGAATTGCTGGGCCGCCGTCCGCTGGCGCTGCCCGTCATCATCGTGACGGGCCATGGCGACATCCCGCTGGCGGTGCGGGCCATGCGCGCCGGCGCGCACGACTTCATCGAGAAGCCCTATCCCGAGGAACGCATCCTGGGCGCGGTGGAGGAGGCGCTGGAGGCCGCCCGCGCCGCGGTGGACGAGAAGGCGCGCGCGGCCGAGGCCCAGGCGCGCATCGCGACCCTGACGCCGCGCGAGAGCGAGGTGCTGGCGGCGCTGGTCTCCGGCCAGTCCAACAAGGGCACGGCCGCCAAGCTCGGCATCAGCCCGCGCACGGTGGAAGTCCACCGCGCGCATCTGATGGAGAAGCTGGGCGTGCGCAGCCTGCCCGAGGCGGTGCGGATGTATCTCGCGGCCGGGGTGCCGCAGGAATCCTAG
- a CDS encoding phosphatidylglycerophosphatase A family protein — translation MSPWPRRVASLGGVGFLRPGPGTWGSAVVLPLALLPGWVALAACAAFTVAGFWALARLPEAREDPSWVVVDEAAGMSLALVFADGLLGVVLAFALFRAFDIGKPGPVGWADRRHGAFGVMADDLVAGAMAAVILLLFKLLVMG, via the coding sequence GTGAGCCCCTGGCCGAGGCGCGTCGCCTCGCTGGGCGGCGTGGGCTTCCTGCGGCCGGGGCCGGGCACCTGGGGTTCGGCGGTGGTGCTGCCGCTGGCCCTGCTGCCGGGCTGGGTGGCGCTGGCCGCCTGCGCCGCCTTCACCGTGGCCGGCTTCTGGGCGCTGGCGCGGCTGCCCGAGGCGCGGGAAGACCCCTCCTGGGTGGTGGTGGATGAGGCGGCGGGCATGTCGCTCGCGCTGGTTTTCGCGGATGGGCTGCTGGGCGTGGTGCTGGCCTTCGCCCTGTTCCGCGCCTTCGACATCGGCAAGCCCGGCCCCGTGGGCTGGGCCGACCGCCGGCACGGCGCCTTCGGCGTCATGGCCGATGACCTGGTGGCGGGCGCCATGGCGGCCGTGATCCTCTTGCTTTTCAAGCTTCTGGTGATGGGCTGA
- a CDS encoding Rieske (2Fe-2S) protein, producing MPRHVVGPVEEIPPGARKLVEAEGKRVVVFNLDGEFFALSDRCPHQGGPLHKGPVMGLVESPCPGEYRYGRAGEIVRCPWHAWEFDIRTGRSRFDPRRMKVRAFPACVEDGATLQAETFPVRVEQAYVVVEL from the coding sequence ATGCCGCGCCATGTCGTGGGGCCGGTGGAGGAGATTCCCCCCGGCGCCCGAAAACTGGTCGAGGCCGAGGGCAAGCGCGTCGTCGTCTTCAACCTCGATGGCGAGTTCTTCGCGCTGAGTGACCGCTGCCCGCACCAGGGCGGCCCGCTGCACAAGGGCCCCGTCATGGGCCTCGTGGAGAGCCCCTGCCCCGGCGAATACCGCTATGGCCGCGCCGGCGAGATCGTGCGCTGCCCCTGGCACGCCTGGGAGTTCGACATCCGCACCGGACGCTCCCGCTTCGACCCGCGGCGGATGAAGGTGCGCGCCTTCCCCGCCTGCGTGGAAGATGGCGCGACCCTCCAGGCCGAGACCTTCCCCGTGCGGGTCGAGCAGGCCTATGTGGTGGTGGAGCTGTAG
- a CDS encoding amidohydrolase family protein: MTALPKGAVDVDLHPMVPGLAALEPFLDPLWRDQIHQRGMEGFETQSYPPNAPKTVRADWRPADGSKPASTIEQLRAQVLEPWGISRGIVTPLYGVQLVFNEDMAAGFTRALNEWTRARFLDQDPRLAASIILPMFNAEHAVAEIERLAPDPRFVQAMVLVMGETPLGRRHNWPIFEALVKHDLPLAIHAGSSWRNPVTSLGWASWYMEDYAANQQAFQSTLASLITEGVFSKFPTLKVVLLESGVSWLPAFLWRLSKTWKGVRFEVPWVDRSPIEIVRENVRMSVQPFDAPEDAETVDRLMNHLGSDEMLLWSSDWPHWQFDGPPRLPPGIGPELMRKICVENARATYKRLAWETVP; this comes from the coding sequence GTGACCGCCCTTCCCAAGGGCGCGGTGGATGTGGACCTGCACCCGATGGTGCCGGGCCTCGCCGCCCTCGAGCCTTTCCTCGACCCGCTCTGGCGCGACCAGATCCACCAGCGCGGGATGGAGGGGTTCGAGACGCAATCCTATCCGCCCAACGCCCCCAAGACGGTGCGCGCGGATTGGCGCCCGGCCGATGGCTCCAAGCCCGCCAGCACCATCGAGCAATTGCGCGCGCAGGTGCTGGAACCTTGGGGGATTTCGCGCGGGATCGTGACGCCGCTCTATGGCGTGCAGCTCGTCTTCAACGAGGACATGGCGGCGGGCTTCACCCGCGCGCTGAACGAATGGACGCGGGCGCGGTTCCTCGATCAGGACCCGCGCCTGGCCGCCTCCATCATCCTGCCCATGTTCAACGCCGAGCACGCGGTGGCCGAGATCGAGCGCCTGGCCCCCGACCCGCGCTTCGTGCAGGCCATGGTGCTGGTGATGGGCGAGACGCCGCTCGGCCGCCGGCACAACTGGCCCATCTTCGAGGCGCTGGTGAAGCATGACCTGCCCCTGGCCATCCATGCGGGGTCCTCCTGGCGCAACCCGGTGACGTCCCTCGGCTGGGCGTCCTGGTACATGGAGGATTATGCGGCCAACCAGCAGGCCTTCCAGTCCACCCTCGCCTCGCTCATCACCGAGGGCGTGTTTTCCAAGTTCCCCACGCTGAAGGTGGTGCTGCTGGAGAGCGGCGTCTCCTGGCTGCCCGCCTTCCTCTGGCGCCTGTCCAAGACCTGGAAGGGCGTGCGTTTCGAGGTGCCCTGGGTGGACCGCTCGCCCATCGAGATCGTGCGCGAGAACGTCCGGATGTCGGTGCAGCCCTTCGACGCACCGGAGGATGCGGAAACGGTGGACCGGCTGATGAACCACCTGGGCTCGGACGAAATGCTGCTATGGTCGAGCGACTGGCCGCATTGGCAGTTCGACGGGCCGCCGCGCCTGCCGCCCGGCATCGGGCCGGAGCTGATGCGGAAGATCTGCGTGGAGAATGCCCGCGCCACCTACAAGCGCCTCGCCTGGGAGACCGTGCCATGA
- a CDS encoding lytic transglycosylase domain-containing protein: MRRNFLLLGLLLPTIPGPLSAQTRAETGRQAIAAAQAQRWVQAEGLAAQADPLVAKLVRWMRLTTRGAPASSREVVEFIATSPDWPMPLTLRRRAEELLATDPDDALALRHFENNPALTLDGATRHVTALLNAGRRDAALDAATLAWAEDTEGDAAAEPAFLARATPLLDELAHARRADRLAFARDFAAVQRLLPLLDARHRAINELRLAYSNGRDADPAAAARDGAATLERARMLRQRDEDAAAAQAWAAGAVAQRGLDPDAQRASWNERHILVRKLLRLNEPALAYQVAAQHGQTEPGIARQEAEFMAGFAALRFLNDPARALPHFQRLRAGSQSPITQSRSLYWEGRAERDQGRARARFAEAAAFPVTFYGQMASLALGETPEQLSARINGVAAPQASAAQTRAFQANELVRLISLLGEMGEGRRTRPFLLRLVDLQSSPAEYALTARLAIAIGQPDHGVWVTRRASSQGAMLVQEGWPRPFRAPPNLAEPALVYAITRQESNFETTAVSRSNARGLMQLLPATARDVARRQGIPHQLSQLINDPEHNLRLGSAYIQERLERFGGVMVFAAAGYNAGSGRVDQWLATYGDPRQGTIRMLDWMEMIPFAETRNYVQRVIENVAVYRAMDPATRALPHPMAEWQA, from the coding sequence ATGCGAAGGAATTTCCTGCTTCTCGGCCTGCTTCTTCCCACCATTCCCGGCCCGCTCTCCGCGCAGACCCGCGCCGAGACCGGACGCCAGGCCATCGCCGCCGCCCAGGCGCAGCGCTGGGTGCAGGCGGAAGGCCTCGCCGCCCAGGCCGACCCGCTGGTGGCCAAGCTGGTGCGATGGATGCGGCTGACCACGCGCGGCGCGCCGGCCAGTTCGCGCGAGGTGGTGGAATTCATCGCCACCTCGCCCGACTGGCCCATGCCGCTGACCCTGCGCCGCCGCGCCGAGGAATTGCTGGCCACCGACCCCGATGACGCGCTGGCGCTGCGCCACTTCGAGAACAACCCCGCTTTGACGCTGGATGGCGCCACGCGCCACGTCACCGCCCTGCTCAACGCCGGCCGGCGCGACGCCGCCCTGGATGCCGCCACCCTGGCCTGGGCCGAGGACACCGAGGGCGATGCGGCCGCCGAGCCCGCCTTCCTGGCCCGCGCCACACCCCTGCTGGACGAACTCGCCCATGCCCGCCGCGCGGACCGGCTGGCCTTCGCGCGGGATTTCGCGGCGGTGCAGCGGCTGCTCCCCCTGCTCGATGCCCGGCATCGCGCCATCAACGAACTGCGCCTCGCCTATTCCAACGGCCGTGACGCCGACCCCGCCGCCGCCGCCCGCGACGGCGCCGCCACGCTGGAGCGCGCGCGCATGCTGCGCCAGCGCGACGAGGATGCCGCGGCGGCACAGGCCTGGGCGGCGGGCGCCGTGGCCCAGCGCGGCCTGGATCCTGACGCCCAGCGCGCGAGTTGGAACGAGCGGCACATCCTGGTGCGCAAGCTGCTGCGCCTGAACGAACCGGCGCTGGCCTACCAGGTGGCGGCGCAGCATGGGCAGACCGAGCCCGGCATCGCCCGCCAGGAGGCCGAATTCATGGCGGGCTTCGCGGCGCTCCGCTTCCTGAACGACCCCGCCCGCGCCCTGCCCCATTTCCAGCGCCTGCGCGCGGGCAGCCAGAGCCCCATCACCCAGTCGCGCAGCCTCTACTGGGAAGGCCGCGCCGAGCGGGACCAGGGCCGCGCCCGCGCCCGCTTCGCCGAGGCCGCCGCCTTCCCCGTCACCTTCTACGGGCAGATGGCCTCGCTCGCCTTGGGCGAGACGCCGGAACAGCTTTCCGCCCGCATCAACGGCGTCGCGGCGCCGCAGGCCAGCGCGGCGCAGACCCGAGCCTTCCAGGCCAACGAATTGGTGCGGCTGATCTCGCTGCTGGGCGAGATGGGCGAGGGCCGCCGCACCCGCCCCTTCCTGCTGCGCCTGGTGGATCTGCAGTCGAGCCCCGCCGAATACGCGCTGACCGCGCGGCTCGCCATCGCCATCGGCCAGCCCGACCACGGCGTCTGGGTCACGCGCCGGGCCAGTTCCCAGGGTGCCATGCTGGTACAGGAGGGCTGGCCCCGGCCCTTCCGCGCGCCGCCCAACCTGGCCGAACCGGCGCTGGTCTATGCCATCACCCGACAGGAGAGCAATTTCGAGACGACCGCCGTCTCGCGCTCCAATGCGCGCGGCCTCATGCAGCTGCTGCCGGCCACGGCGCGCGACGTGGCGCGGCGGCAGGGCATTCCGCACCAGCTCTCGCAGCTCATCAACGACCCGGAGCACAACCTGCGTCTGGGCTCGGCCTATATCCAGGAGCGGCTGGAACGCTTCGGCGGCGTGATGGTCTTCGCCGCCGCCGGCTACAATGCGGGCTCGGGCCGGGTGGACCAGTGGCTCGCCACCTATGGCGACCCGCGGCAGGGCACCATCCGCATGCTGGACTGGATGGAGATGATCCCCTTCGCGGAGACGCGGAACTATGTGCAGCGCGTGATCGAGAACGTCGCCGTCTATCGCGCCATGGACCCCGCTACCCGCGCCCTGCCCCACCCCATGGCCGAATGGCAGGCGTGA
- the smpB gene encoding SsrA-binding protein SmpB yields MATAEARKKPLISHGTAALNRRARFDYKIGEVIEAGLVLLGPEVKSLRAGRASLSEAWAGERDGEMFLFGCHIGEWQAGSFMAKMDPVRPRKLLLHKKQVRELTGATTREGATIVPLEIRFNDKGRAKVLIGLATGKKLHDKRADIAKRDWQRDKARLMRDKGRD; encoded by the coding sequence ATGGCCACCGCCGAGGCCCGCAAGAAACCGCTGATCAGCCACGGCACCGCGGCGCTGAACCGCCGCGCGCGCTTCGACTACAAGATCGGCGAGGTGATCGAGGCGGGCCTGGTGCTGCTGGGGCCCGAGGTGAAGAGCCTGCGCGCCGGCCGCGCCAGCCTGAGCGAGGCCTGGGCCGGCGAGCGTGACGGCGAGATGTTCCTCTTCGGCTGCCATATCGGCGAATGGCAGGCCGGCAGCTTCATGGCGAAGATGGATCCCGTCCGTCCGCGCAAGCTGCTGCTGCACAAGAAGCAGGTGCGGGAGTTGACGGGCGCCACGACGCGCGAAGGCGCCACCATCGTGCCGCTGGAAATCCGCTTCAACGACAAGGGACGGGCCAAGGTGTTGATCGGCCTCGCCACCGGCAAGAAGCTGCACGACAAGCGCGCCGACATCGCCAAGCGCGACTGGCAGCGCGACAAGGCGCGGCTCATGCGGGACAAGGGGCGGGACTAA